DNA sequence from the Acidobacteriota bacterium genome:
TCGGCACCTCGACCTTCATGACGTCCACGCCGTAACGGTCCTTCGTGAACTCCTTCATGCTGCCGATGACGACCTCCGGCTTCTTCTTCGCGAACTCGAAGCCCTTCTCGTCCATCCCTTCCTCGTATCCCACGAACTCGAGGAAGAACGGGATGTCGTTCGCGCGGCACTCGTCACCGATGCGCTCGACCCACGCGTGCTTCACCTCGTTGATCTTCCCGGGGTCGAACGGCGTGTAGTACAGGAGGATCTTGATGCAGTCCGCGCCCGCTTCCTTCAGGCGCCGCACCGACCAGTGGTCCAGCAGGTCCGGCAGCCGCCCGGGCGTGTTGGCGTCGTAGCCGGTCTTCTCGTAGGCCATCAGCAGCCCGGCATTTTTCGCGCGGCGCTTCGACGCCGGAAGCCCCCATTCGGGGTCGAGCAGGATCGCGCTCGCGTGCGGCGTGAGCACCTCGGTCACGATCGACTTGAACTGCTCCATGTCGGCGTCGGTGATCTCGCCGCTCTTCTCCTTCGCCAGCGACTTCTTCAGGGACCCGCGCTGGTCCATGGCCGCGGCGGCGATCACGCCGCGCTCGTTCGATACGGCCTTCATGCCCGCCAGCTTGCCCGCACTCAATTTCATGCTTCCTCCGAAACAATGGATTTTACTACCGGGAACCGGAACTCCTCCACGGACGCGTCGGCGAGCGCTTTCTCGATCAGCGCCTCGACCGGCAGCGCCGACTCGGCCGCCTCCACATCCTCCACGCGCGCCCTGGTCGCGGGATGGCGCGGCGTGAACAGCGTGCAGCAGTCCTGGTCGGGGATGATCGAGATGCGATACGTGCCAAGCTGCTCGGCCTGCGCCGTGATTTCTTCCTTGTCCATCCCGACGAGCGGGCGCAGGATCGGCAGCCGGACGGCGCTGCCGATCACCGCCATGTTCTCGAGAGTCTGCGACGCCACCTGGCCGACCACCTCCCCGGTCACGAGCGCCTTCGCCCTCACGCGCCCGGCAATCCGCGCCGCGATGCGCAGCATGATCCGGCGATAGACGACGACGCGAAGGGGCGGCGGCACCGAGAGGAGCGCCTGCTGCTGGATGTCGCCGAACGGCACGACGAACAGTCGCGAGTGCAGCTGGTGCCGCGCGAGCACCTGCGCCAGCTCGCGCGCCTTCTCCTGCGACGCGCGCGAGAGGACCGGGTAGCTGTGAAAGTGCACCAGCGTGGCCCGGCAGCCGCGGCGCATCATGCGCCACGCGGCCACCGGCGAGTCGATGCCCCCCGAAAGGAGGCACACGACGCGGCCGCTTGCGCCGACGGGCAGCCCGCCCGCCCCCGCCTCCCTGCCAAAGAAATAGAACGCCTCTCTCGTGAGCAACTCGACATGGATCGTCAGCGCGGGATTCGACAGGTCCACCCGCCACCCCTTCGCTTCCTTGATGCGGCCGCCGATCTCGCGTTCGATCGCCGGCGACGGCATCGGAAAGCGCTTGTCGGCGCGCTTGACGGACGCGCGGAACGTTGCGGCCTCGGTCGAACCGAGGTCGGCGAGGATCTCGCGGCTGATGAGGTCGAAGATGTCCGATGGCGCCGAGGCCGGATCGAACGCCACCCGTCCCGCCCGTGCGAAGTTGCCGACTCCGGACACGAGCTTCAACCGATCGCGCACGGCGCTCCAGTCCGCGCCGGGACCGAGCTGAAGCTCGATGCGCCCCATCAGCGGTCGCACCGCTCTCACGTCCAGGCCGGCGGTCGCCTCCTTCAGATTGCGGACGAGCCGCGCGACGAACCAGGGACGGTTCTTCCCTTTGAGGGCGATCTCCTGGTAATGGACGACGACGGACTTCATGGATCTGGTGATCTGGTGATCTGGTGAATTGGTGATTTGGTGATTACCGCCTCGGCGGCGGCGTTGCCGCTCCTCACGGCTCCCTCGATCGTACCCGGTAGGCCCGTGTCGATCCAGTCGCCCGCGAGGAAAAAGCCCGGGACCGCCGTGACCGTGGCCGGACGGCGGACGTCCCGCTGTGCGGTGGCGAACGTCGCGTGGCGCTCGCGGACCACGGTGCCGCGCACGAGCGCCGCGCGCCGGGCTCGCGTGAGACGGCTGCGGATGTCCGCCTCCGCGATCCGCAGGATTTCCTCGCTCGTGCGGTCCACCAGCTCGATCGCGCCGCTCACCGTGCACGACAGGTGCGATGCGTCGCGCCCCTTCTCGAACGCCCACTGGACCGTGCAACCCGGAAGGCCCACGAACGGCTCCTCCATCACCGGCCGGTCGAACCACAGGTTCGCCGTGACGATGGGCCGCGAGGTGATGCGCGCGGCCGTCGCCGCTGTGTCTTGCAGCGCGCGCGGGATTGAGTCGAACAGGCTTCCAAACGTGTTCCACGGAACCGAGGACACGACGCTGCGGCACGGCACCATCTCGGACCCGATCCGCACGCCGCTCACGGCCCCGTCGTCGATGACGACCTTCGCAAGCGCGTTGAGCCGGACGGTGCCACCCCGCGATTCGATGAACGCACGGGCCGGCCGGGCGTACATCTCGTCCAGAGGTACGGCCGGCATGGCAACCGCGGCGTGGGCCGGGCCGTTGCCGAACATGAGCGACAGCACTCGGGCGAACGCGTCGGCGGACGCCAGTTCAGGTGGCTCGTTGAGCGCCGCGACCGCCAGCGGCTCCCACAGGAAGTCGCGCAGACGCCGGGTCTGCCTGAGACTTCGCAACCATTCGGCGACCGACGTCTGGCCGTCGCCCTCCTCGTCCTCGTGCCTCGTGCCCCGTGCCTCGTGCCTGGTCACGGCGCGCCATACCCGCAACGCCGCCCACCGATCGCGCCACCGCAGCGCATCCCAGTCAATCAGGCCGCCCGCCAGGTGGAAGGGGGATGGCAGGTCGGGGCAGCGCAGGCGCGTCACGCGCCCGCGCACGTCGATGAACGGAACGTCGAGCGACGGCTGCAGGCGAACGTTCGCGGCGGCGCCGATCGTGCGGAGGAAATCGAGCGTCTCGGTGTAGCAGCCGAACATCACGTGCTGGCCGTTGTCCACCAGGGCGCCCGTCACGCGATCCGGAAACGCGGTGGCGCGCCCGCCGAGGCGCGGCCGCGCCTCCACGGCAAGCACGCGCAGACCCGCCTGCGTGAGACGGACGGCGGCGGCGAGGCCGGCAAACCCGCCGCCGACGACCACCGTGTCGATTACCGCCACGCGGCCTGCGCGGCGCCCAGCATGATGCGGAACCAGGTCGCCACCGCCACCCATGCGCGGACGGGACGCGCCACCGACAGCCGCCTGGTGAACACGTCGTATTGCGCGCGTTCGATCCGCCGCAGAAGGGAAAAATAGATGGCGCCCATGATCTCGGCTGGAATGAGCCGGCGCCTGTCCTCGCGCGGTAGCGCGGCCCGCGCGCGCGTGAAGTAATGGCGTGCGCGCGCGCCAAACGCTTCGAGCAGCGCGCGCACGCGGGGGGGCATCGCCCCCTGTGCGGCCGCACGCAGATCCGCTTCGCTGACCTCGTGCCGGCGCATGTCTTCGACCGGGATGTAAATCCGCCCGCGCGCGAGATCGGACGGGACATCCCGCAGGATGTTCGTGAGCTGGAGCGCGATGCCGAGCTCCACCGCGTAGTCGCGTGCCGAGGCACTGTGATAGCCGAAGATCTCGACCGAGAGCAGGCCCACGGCGGACGCGACCCTGAGACAGTATCGGTAGAGATCGTTGAACGTCGCGTAGCGCTTCTGCGTGAGGTCCATCGCGACGCCGTCGAGCAGATCGTCGAACGGCTGCCGCGGGAGGCGGAACTGGCGGACCACGCCCGCGAGGCGGCGCCCCACGCCGGTCTGCGGCTCTCCCTCGCCATAACAGGCCGCCACCTCGGCGCGCCACTTCGCCAGGTGCGCCGCGCCGCTCTCCTCGTCTGCCGCCAAATCCACCGCATCGTCTGCGGCGCGGCAGAAATCCCAGAGCGTGATGATGGCCTCGCGCCGCTCCCGTGGGAGGGCGAGGAACGCGTAATAGAAGGAGGTGTTTCTCGCCACTACTTCATCTTTCGCACGTCGCGCCACACCATCGCCCGCCACGCCAGGACGGGGACGTCGGCCGTCGACAGCGCCGGCCGACGGGCGAACACGTCGAAGCCGCGCCGTTCGAGCCGATCGAGGATCCGCACGCCGCCGAGCCACGTGAGGCGCAGCTCCCAGCGCAGGCGGCCGCGCACCTCGCCGGCGATGCCGCGCCCGTCCTCGAACAGCGCGCGCGTCCGCGCGGCCACGGCGTGGAGCGCGGCACGCAGGGCCGGGGTCAGGCGCCGCCCGGCCACGTCCTCTTCGCTCGCGCCCGCGGCGGCGAGATCGTCACGCGGCACGTAGAGCCGTCCCTTGTCCCAGTCGCGCTCCAGGTCCTGCCAGAAGTTCGTGAGCTGCAGCGCCGTGCAGACGGCGTCCGACTGGCGGTCCAGGTGCGGGGCATCGTATCCCGCGATGCGGAGCACCAGGCGGCCGACCGGGTTCGCCGAGCGCGTGCAGTAGTCGAGCACGTCGGCCCAGGTCGCGTACCGCTTCACGCGCACGTCCTGCCTGAACGCACTGATCAGGTCGTCAAACAAGGCGATCGGCAGGTGGCAAGACTTTATCGTATGTGCCACCGCGATGAAGACCGGATCCGTGGCCGGCGAGGTCACGGCGGCGTGGAGGCGTGCCCGCCAGTCGTCGAGCAGGCGCTCGCGCTCCTCGGGCGTTCGATCCCCCTCGTCTGCGAAATCATCAGCGGTGCGCGCGAAGGCGTAGAGCGCCGCCACGTGCGGCCGCATGTGCGCCGGCAGCAGAAGCGATGCCACGGGGAAATTCTCGTAGTGGGTGCGGGCCAGCCGTTCGCAGGCCCTGTACGCATCCGCCAGCTGTGCGGACGCCGGGGCCGGCGCCGCTACCATTCCATCTCCGGCGCCCCCGCGCGGTGATTGGCCGCGCGTGCCATCACGAACAGCAGGTCCGAGAGGCGATTGAGATAGACGACGACGTCCTGGACGGCGGCATCGCCGAGGCCGACGACGGCGCGCTCCGCGCGGCGGCAGACGGTGCGCGCGACGTGCAGCGCTGCGCCCGGGGGGCACCCGCCGGCGAGAATGAACCGGCGCAGCGGCGGCAACTCGGACTCCAGCTTATCGATCCACTCCTCGAGCCGCGTGACATCGCCGGATCCGATCGACGCCTTTGTGACGCGCTCGGCGATGCGGTGCGCGGGATCGGCAAGGCGGGCACCAAGCGCGAAGAGGTCGCGCTGGATCTGGTCGATCATGCCCGCCAGCGCCGCGTCGAGCGGAGGCCTGCCCGCCCGCACCAGGCCAAGCCACGCGTTCAGCTCATCCACCTCGCCGTAAGCCGACACACGCGGGTCCGCCTTGCTGACGCGCGTGCCGTCGAAAAGTCCCGTTTCGCCGGAGTCCCCGGTTCGCGTATAAATCTTCACTGCCCCAATTATACGGATGCCCCACACGAACGCTCTGCCCGCACCCCCGGTAAGGCGCAAGTTCAGGACGAAGCTGCTGGCCTGGTATCGCGCGAACGGGCGCGATCTGCCCTGGCGGCGGACGCGCGATCCCTATCGCGTGCTGGTCTCGGAGGTGATGCTCCAGCAGACCCAGGTCGATCGCGTGCTGCCGAAATACGCCGAATGGCTGGAAAAATACCCGACATTCGAGGTGCTCGCCGCCGCGGACCCGCAGGACGCGACGCGCACGTGGTATCCGCTCGGGTACAACATCCGCCCCCGGCGGCTGCACGCGATCGCCCAGGAGGCGGTAACCCGTTACGGCGGCGCGCTGCCGTCGGACGGAGAGACGCTGCAGTCGTTCAAAGGCATTGGGGCCTACACGGCGGGCGCGGTCCTGAGCTTCGCCTTCGGGCAGCGCGCGGCGATCCTGGACACCAACGTCGCGCGCGTGCTGCACCGGATATTCGTCGCGCGCGGAGACGCCAGGGCCCACGCGGCGAGGAAGCACCTGTGGGCGCTGTCGCGAACGGTGCTGCCGTTGCGGCACGTCTACGACTTCAACCAGGCGTTGATGGACTTCGGGGCGACGCTCTGCACGGCGCGCAAGCCCCGATGCCCCGAATGCCCTCTGCGCAGCATGTGCCGGACGTATGCCCGACTCGATAACGGTCGTCGCCGCGGTCGTTGAGCGCGATGGCGCGTTCCTGGTGACGCGCCGGCTGGACGGAACGCACCTCGCCGGGATGTGGGAATTTCCCGGTGGAAAGTGCGATCCGGGCGAAAGTCACGGCGCGTGCCTGGCCCGCGAGATGCGCGAGGAGCTGGCGGTGGAGATCCGCGTGCGCGAGAAGATCCTTGGGGTCGCCTACGACTACCCCGAGCGGTCGATCGCGCTGCACTTCTACCGGTGCGATCTTGCGGGCGAGCCGGTGCCGCAACTGGGGCAGCAGATGCAGTGGGCGCCGCGCGCCGCGCTGCGCGACCTCGACATGCCGCCTGCGGATGCGGACGTGATTGAACTGCTGTCGAGGTGAGCGGGTGCCCGACGCGGCCGTCGACAGCCCGCGGAGCGCTGAGAGAGGACAAACCGCCCGCCTGCGCGCTTCGCGCTTCGGCGCGCGGGCCGGAGCACGCGTTCCCGCGTGCGGAACCCGTTCGCGGCAGCCGGCAGTGCCTCCGGCCGCTCACCGCGTCACACGACGGCCACGCCCGCGTCGAACGTTGTGCCGGACTCCGCAAGATCGCGCGAGACATACCCGAGCGCGACACCTTTGCGCCGTCGCGGCGACCAGGCGACCGACGTGAGCTTCCCCACCTCGCGGCCGCCTTTCGCGAGCGGCGCCTCCGCGGAGGGCAGGTCCGCCTCCGACGCGGCGTCGATTGCGAGCCGCACGAGCTTTCTGGCGACGCGGCCGTGCCCGCGATGCAGGACGCGGATGATCACTTCCTGCCCCACGTAGCAGCCCTTCGTGAAGCTGATCGCGCGCGATTCGATCCCGGCCTCGAGCGGAATCGTCGTTTCATCCATGTCCTTGCCGAACAGCGGCACGCCGGACTCGACGCGGAGCGTGTTCACGGCTCCCTCGCCGGCGTCGCGTGCGCCTGCCGCGCGCAGCGCGTCGCGCACCGCGCCGGTCGCGTCTGCCGGCGCCAGGACTTCGATCATCGGGACGTCCCACGCCGCGTCGCTGAAGACCACGAGCCCCGGCGTCGCGGCGCGAACCGGCTCGAGGATCCGCGGCGCATCGGGTCCCGCCACGGCCAGCCGGCCGTACTCCGATGAGGCGTCGCGCACCGCCACGTCTTCAGTGAAAATCGAGAGGTCGAAGCGCGCGGCGAGCGGCGCCGCCTGCTCGCGGGCGACGTCGAGCAGCACGAACGCGTCGAGCACGAGCACGTGCATGTCCGCGATCATGCGGCCTTGAGGCGTCAGGAACGCGGCGTAGCACGACGCGCCTGGCGCCAGCGCCTCGATGTCGTTGGTCAGCACGCCCTGCAGGAACGATCGACGGTCGTTGCCGTCGAGCCGAACCACGCCGCGGCCGCTCCGGTCGATCAGACCCGCGCTCCCCCGCAACGCCTCGTACTCGGGTATTCTCACGATGATGGCTTCCTTACAACATCTTAGCGTGCTCGCGGCCGTGCTCCTGGCCGCCGGCACCGCGTCGGGCCAGGAACGCACCGGGGACCCCGCGCCGGGGCCCGCCAACTACACGATCTTCATCAAGGGGCAGCGGGTCGGCCACGAGGAGGCGAACCTCGTGCGCACGCCCGACGGCTGGCGCATTTCGTCGTCGTCGCGGATGGCCGCCGGCCAGATGACGCTCGAGAACCGGCACTTCGAGGTCCGCTACGGGCCCGACTGGCAGCCGATCGAGCTCCGCATCGACGCGGTCATCAACGGCAAGCCGCTCGCGATCACCACGTCATTCACCATGACGACGGCGGTGAGCGAGATCACGTCGGGAGACACCACCAACACGAAGAGCGACACGATTTCGGCGAGAGCGCTCGTCGTGCCCAACAACTTTTACGCCGGCTACGAAGCGGTGGCCGCACGGCTGATGAACGTTGAAAAGGGGGCGCAACTTCCGGCCTACGTCGCCCCCACAGGCGAAGTGCCGCTGATCGTCGAGGACATCGCGGAGGAGCAGATCCAAACAGCGGGCGGCACCCTGGCCGTGCGTCGCTTCCGGCTGACGTTCCAGAACCTGGGCCTGCCGGTGGCCGCGGACGTCTGGGTGGACGGCCGGGGCCGGATGGCTCGGCTCGAGGTCCCCGCCGTATCGCTGCAGGTCGTCCGAGAAGAGCTGGCGACCGCGATGACGCGGTTCGAGGTGGCAGCGCATCCGGGCGACGAGCCGGCGACGATTCGCGCCAACGGGTTCAACCTCGCCGCGACCGTCACGCGTCCCGTCGGGCAACAGCAGAAAGTCCGGCTCCCGGCCGTGATCCTGGTTGCCGGCGCCGGCCCGCAGGATCGCAACGAGCTGGTGTTTGGAATCCCGGTGTTCGCGCACATCGCGAACGCGCTGGCCGACGCCGGCTTTCTCGTCGTCCGGTACGACAAGCGCGGTGTGGGTCAGAGCGGTGGGCGCCCTGAGTCGGCCACGCTGAAGGATTACTCGGAAGATCTGCGCGCGGCGCTGGCGTATGCGGCGAAGCGTCGTGATGTCGATCCGCGCCGCATCGCGGTGCTCGGGCACAGCGAGGGAGCCGCCGTCGCGATGCTGGCGGCGGCAAGGAACAAGCGCGTGGCCGCGCTCGTGCTTGTCGCCGGCATGGGAACGACCGGCGCCGAGATCGTGCTCGAGCAGCAGCAGCACCTGCTCGCGCGGGCGAAGCTGACCGACGCCGAGCGGAAACAGAAGATCGGGCTGCAGCACAGGATTCACCAGGCGGTGCTGACGGGCAGGGGGTGGGAAGAGATCCCGCCCGAGATTCGCAGTGCGGCGGATTCGCCGTGGTTCCGCAGCTTCCTGGCGTTCGATCCCGCGAAGGTCATGAAAGACGTCCGCCAGCCGATCCTGATCCTGCAGGGGACGCTCGACACCCAGGTGAAGCCGCACCACGCCGACAAGCTCGCGGCCATGGCCCGCGCGCGCAAGAAAGGGGGCGCCGTGCAGCTGACGACGGTGGAGGGGGTCAATCACCTGCTGGTCCCCGCCGCGACGGGCGAGTTCGACGAGTACCCAGACATCAAGGAGAAGAAGGTCAGCGCGAAGGTGATTGAAGCGATCCGCGACTGGCTGAAACAGGCATTGTAGTGGTCAGTGGTCAGTCGTCACCGGCCACTGATCACCGGCCACTGATCACTATTCGTACCTGAGCGCCTCGATCGGATCCATCCTTGCCGCGCGGATGGCGGGCAGCAGGCCGCTGACCAGGCCCACGGCGACGAGAATCGTCGCGCACACCGCGAGCAGCTCGACGCTCAGCACGAGGGTGATGTCGGTCCTGCGCGTCACGTCGTCCATGAGCTCGGCGAGGAACGGCCGCGGGCTCACCGCGGTCACGATCGCCCACGACAGCGCGATGCCGGCGGCCCCGCCGGCGAAGGTCGTCACGAGCGCCTCGAGCAGGAACTGAAAGAGGATCTCGCGGCGTTTCGCGCCGAGCGCCTTGCGGACGCCGATCTCGCGCGTGCGCTCGGTCACCGACACGAACATGATGTTCATCACGCCGACGCCGCCGATGAGCAGCGTCAGCACGCCGATGAACGTCAGAATCACCTTGAGCCCCCTGGTGATCCCGCCGATCTGCTCCATCGCCTCCACCGAATCGTTCATGATGACGGCGCGCTCGTCCGCCGGGTTGTAGCGGTGGCGCTTCGCGAGCGTTTCGCGCACGGCGCGCAGCGCGCGCGGCTGCACGGACGGATCGACGGACTGGAACACCAGCGTGTCGAGATACTCCGTGTCGGCGATCTGCGACATCGCGGTGTACGGAATGAAGATGCACTCCTTGTCCGGCGAGAAGTAGTTCGACAGCTGGACCTTGTCGTCCATGACGCCGACCACCTCGAACGGCAGCCCCGCGACCCGGATCGCTTCGCCCACGGCGCGGCGCGCGCCGAACATCTTGCGCGCCACCGACGAGCCCAGGAACGCCACCCTGCGGTGCTGGTACACGTCCTCGTCGGTGAGGAACCGCCCGTTGCCCTTTCCCGCCCGCTCGTTGCGCATCGACCCATAGGACGCACTGACGCCGCGAACCGCGTAGGTGCTCTGCCTGGTGCCGTACGTGACGGACAGCCGCTCGACGTACTCGGGGCTTGCGCCCTTGATCAGCGGCAGGTCGCGGATCGCGTCCACGTCGCCGAGCGTCATCCGCACGCGGCGGCCGGCGCGCTCGCCGCCCGCCTGCATGCTCGTCTGGCCGGGCCACGTCACGACCGTCCCCGAGCTGAACGCGTTGCGCATCCCGTACTCGATCGCCGAGTGAAACCCGTTGCCGTACGCCAGCAGCACGACGACGGAGACGATGCCCCACGAAATGCCGAGCATCGACAGCCCCGCCCGCATACGGTGGTGCACGAGGCCGTGGAACGCCTCCCGGATGATCTCGAGAAGGACCTTCATCTCACATCTCGTCGCGCAGCGCTTCAACCGGGGGCAGCTGCGCGGCGCGCCGTGCCGGATACGTCGAGGTGACCACCCCGATGAGCGCCAGCGTGCCCACCGCGACGAGCCCGGTCTGCGGCGTCACGATCATCCCGCTGAAGCGCATGGGCATGGGCAGCTGGTTGATGATCGCGCACAGCACGAGCGCGACGATCATCCCGAACAGCCCGGCGCCGCCGGTGAGGAACAGCCCCTCGAGAAAGAACTGCCGCTGGACCGACCGCGTGGTCGCGCCGAGCGCCTTGCGCACGCCGATTTCACGCGTGCGCTCCCTGACGGCGATGAGCATGATGTTCATGACGCCGATGCCGCCGAGCGCCAGCGTGACCACCCCGACGACGGTGAAGAACTGCTTCATGTAGACGATGATCCGGCCGAACACCATCGTCTCGATGGACGTGTCCCACACGCCGATCGCGTCGCGATCGGCTGGATCGAAGCGGTGCTTCGCGGCGAGAATCGCGCGGATCTCGCGCTCCATCGGCCAGTCTATGTCGTCGACGAGCCCGGTGCGCGTCGCGAGATGCTTCGGCAGCTCGGCGACCACCCAGTCGTGCGGCTGCACGATCACGCGCGAGACCACGCCCGGCGCGATCGGGCGCGGGAAGTCGCGCACCATCGCGCTGAACGGCACGAACATCTTGTCGTTGTCCGGGCCGCTGTAGCTGCTGTCCTGATCCTTCTTGCGGATCGCGCCGATGACGGTGAAGGGGACGCCGTTGAGGGTCACGACCTCGCCCAGCGGATCGCGCGCGCCGAACAGCTGTCGTGCGAGGTCCGCGCCGGCGATCGCCACGCGCCGCCCGTTCCGT
Encoded proteins:
- a CDS encoding ABC transporter permease, coding for MREIIFQSFANLRANKLRSLLTMFGILWGVVSIVLLSAVGEGFRRGNDAVLREFGRNMGVVFPGRTSMQAGGERAGRLVLLKADDVRLLERQSRLIRAASPELERNLNIKSRFNAASANVSGVEPPYQDMRTIDVGHGRAMNWSDERNGRRVAIAGADLARQLFGARDPLGEVVTLNGVPFTVIGAIRKKDQDSSYSGPDNDKMFVPFSAMVRDFPRPIAPGVVSRVIVQPHDWVVAELPKHLATRTGLVDDIDWPMEREIRAILAAKHRFDPADRDAIGVWDTSIETMVFGRIIVYMKQFFTVVGVVTLALGGIGVMNIMLIAVRERTREIGVRKALGATTRSVQRQFFLEGLFLTGGAGLFGMIVALVLCAIINQLPMPMRFSGMIVTPQTGLVAVGTLALIGVVTSTYPARRAAQLPPVEALRDEM